One region of Streptomyces capillispiralis genomic DNA includes:
- a CDS encoding DUF5302 domain-containing protein: MTAEIPSREGSEAADTEGRALAPDDEGQYDLKGKFREALARKREKQAQAAALAANTDASKVRGAHGPAASQRSFRRKSGG; encoded by the coding sequence ATGACTGCAGAGATTCCATCGCGAGAGGGTTCGGAGGCGGCTGACACCGAGGGCCGTGCCCTGGCGCCTGACGATGAGGGCCAGTACGACCTGAAGGGCAAGTTCCGGGAGGCCCTGGCGCGCAAGCGAGAAAAGCAGGCGCAGGCCGCGGCCCTCGCTGCGAACACCGACGCGTCGAAGGTCCGTGGCGCGCACGGCCCGGCTGCGAGCCAGCGGTCGTTTCGACGAAAGAGCGGCGGCTGA
- a CDS encoding MFS transporter, whose product MAQTEDIAGKAPGEGQSARRGGWTAVAGATFTVVTSEMLPVGLLTPIGDALHVSEGTAGLTLTITGLVGAVSAPLLTPLLGRLDRRVLLCSMMALLVLGNLLAAWAPNFGVMVVARVLVGIGMGVVWAVAAGLAVRLVSGTAIGPATSLIFSGIAVASVLGVPAGTYIGELADWRTAFAVIAALAVVVLIALAALLPPLPAEQDIRLGGVLKLIGNPQVATGLAMVAFLVTGHFAAYTYVRPALEEISGVSPTLIGTLLLVYGVAGVLGNFAAGAGAGRAPRGTLLVIALVLATTVGLLPLVGGSVLTAGVLLAVWGISYGGVSVSTQTWLLAAAPQAREAASSLFVGVFNGAIALGALIGGLTADGPGIEAVMWLGGGLALAALLVAALGRAPESGRLG is encoded by the coding sequence ATGGCACAGACAGAGGACATCGCAGGCAAGGCGCCCGGAGAGGGGCAGTCCGCACGACGCGGGGGCTGGACCGCGGTCGCCGGGGCGACGTTCACGGTAGTCACCTCCGAGATGCTGCCGGTGGGGCTGCTCACCCCCATCGGTGACGCGCTCCATGTGAGCGAGGGGACCGCCGGGCTCACCCTCACCATCACGGGTCTGGTCGGCGCGGTCTCCGCGCCGCTGCTGACGCCGCTGCTCGGCCGGCTGGACCGTCGGGTGCTGCTGTGCTCCATGATGGCGCTGCTCGTGCTGGGCAACCTGCTCGCGGCGTGGGCCCCCAACTTCGGGGTGATGGTGGTCGCCCGTGTCCTCGTCGGCATCGGCATGGGCGTGGTCTGGGCGGTCGCCGCCGGCCTCGCCGTACGGCTCGTGTCCGGCACTGCCATCGGCCCGGCCACCTCACTCATCTTCAGTGGGATCGCGGTGGCCTCGGTGCTGGGCGTCCCGGCCGGTACGTACATCGGGGAACTGGCGGATTGGAGAACGGCGTTCGCTGTCATCGCCGCCCTCGCAGTGGTGGTCCTGATCGCACTCGCGGCCCTGCTGCCGCCGCTCCCGGCCGAGCAGGACATCCGGCTCGGCGGCGTGCTGAAGCTGATCGGCAACCCACAGGTGGCGACGGGGCTCGCCATGGTGGCGTTCCTGGTCACCGGGCACTTCGCCGCCTACACGTACGTACGGCCCGCGCTGGAGGAGATCTCCGGGGTCAGCCCCACGCTGATCGGTACCCTGCTCCTCGTCTACGGCGTTGCCGGTGTCCTCGGGAACTTCGCGGCCGGTGCCGGGGCGGGCCGCGCCCCGCGGGGCACGCTCCTGGTGATCGCCCTCGTCTTGGCGACTACGGTGGGTCTGCTGCCGCTGGTCGGCGGCTCGGTGCTGACAGCCGGTGTGCTGCTCGCAGTGTGGGGCATCTCGTACGGCGGCGTGTCGGTGAGCACCCAGACCTGGCTGCTGGCTGCCGCGCCGCAGGCCCGCGAGGCGGCGTCCTCGCTCTTCGTGGGTGTCTTCAACGGGGCGATCGCGCTGGGAGCCCTGATCGGCGGTCTCACCGCGGACGGTCCCGGGATCGAAGCCGTGATGTGGCTGGGCGGCGGCCTGGCGCTCGCCGCCCTGCTGGTGGCCGCCCTGGGCCGGGCCCCGGAGAGCGGCCGGCTCGGCTAG
- a CDS encoding TetR/AcrR family transcriptional regulator translates to MPSRENPPPARRDAHRNRQRLLECARRAFAERGAEAALDGIAREAGLVVGTLYRHFPTRLDLLCAVLEPKLRRVIDEVAASLDQEDPWEAFRGLLEVLCSAQAGDRAFGDFLARRFPGDDRTKAAHNEICAHAQQVLLRAQGAGIVRPDVTGADLLVLLWASDRVSETTQHVAPSMWRRHLHLAMDGFRASNRLDLREPAWDLELLNRAMNVPEAQGH, encoded by the coding sequence ATGCCTTCCCGAGAGAACCCACCGCCCGCGCGCAGGGATGCCCACCGCAACCGTCAGCGGCTTCTCGAGTGCGCCCGGCGCGCGTTCGCCGAACGAGGCGCGGAAGCCGCTCTCGACGGCATCGCCCGGGAGGCGGGCCTGGTGGTCGGCACCCTCTACCGGCACTTCCCCACGCGCCTGGACCTTCTGTGCGCTGTGCTCGAACCGAAGCTGCGCCGCGTGATCGACGAGGTGGCGGCCTCACTCGACCAGGAGGACCCGTGGGAGGCGTTTCGCGGCCTGCTGGAAGTTCTGTGTTCGGCCCAGGCCGGAGATCGGGCATTCGGTGACTTCCTGGCGCGGAGGTTCCCCGGCGACGACCGCACCAAGGCCGCACACAATGAGATCTGTGCACATGCACAACAGGTTCTGCTGCGCGCACAGGGTGCGGGCATCGTGCGTCCCGACGTCACCGGCGCCGACCTGCTCGTGCTGTTGTGGGCGAGCGACCGTGTCTCCGAGACCACGCAGCACGTCGCACCGTCGATGTGGCGTCGGCACCTGCACCTGGCGATGGATGGATTCCGGGCGTCGAACCGGCTCGACCTGCGGGAGCCTGCCTGGGACCTGGAGCTTTTGAACCGGGCGATGAACGTCCCGGAAGCACAGGGGCACTGA
- a CDS encoding alpha/beta fold hydrolase translates to MGRYVRADGLDIWTEQVGTGPDVLLVGGLGDTVESWHFQLDGLADRYRLTAFDNRGAGRTAMPEDPVSIETMADDAAALLRALDIPSAHVAGFSGGSIISQELALRHPRLVRSLVLQSTWPVPDAYLRRWGLFIRWLAETAPAERTFLEGFYLDIYTPRAHNDGTVDRFIEDVLAFPHKQTTENLNRFLDAVLDHDTTNRLPDIDVPTLVLAGGRDSTSRPELGRAVADAIPGARFAVMEEEAHQPFQEIPDEWNARVDAFWRATQTRTT, encoded by the coding sequence ATGGGACGGTATGTTCGCGCGGACGGACTGGACATCTGGACCGAACAGGTCGGTACCGGGCCGGACGTCCTGCTGGTCGGAGGGCTCGGTGACACCGTCGAGTCCTGGCATTTCCAGCTCGACGGGCTCGCCGACCGCTACCGGCTGACCGCCTTCGACAACCGGGGAGCGGGCCGGACCGCCATGCCCGAGGACCCTGTCTCGATCGAAACGATGGCCGACGACGCCGCCGCGCTGCTGCGGGCGCTGGACATTCCGTCCGCCCACGTCGCCGGCTTCTCCGGCGGCAGCATCATCAGCCAGGAGCTGGCTCTTCGCCACCCCCGGCTGGTGCGCAGCCTGGTCCTGCAGAGCACCTGGCCGGTGCCGGATGCCTATCTGCGCCGTTGGGGCCTGTTCATCCGCTGGCTGGCCGAGACCGCCCCCGCCGAACGCACCTTCCTCGAGGGCTTCTACTTGGACATCTACACGCCCCGGGCTCACAACGACGGCACGGTGGACCGGTTCATTGAGGACGTACTCGCCTTCCCCCACAAGCAGACGACCGAGAACCTGAACCGCTTCCTCGACGCCGTCCTCGACCACGACACGACGAACCGTCTGCCGGACATCGACGTGCCGACACTCGTACTCGCCGGTGGCCGTGACTCCACCAGCCGCCCCGAACTCGGCCGCGCCGTCGCCGACGCGATCCCCGGCGCCCGGTTCGCGGTCATGGAAGAGGAAGCACACCAGCCCTTCCAGGAGATCCCCGACGAGTGGAACGCCCGCGTCGACGCGTTCTGGCGGGCGACACAGACCCGCACCACATGA
- a CDS encoding DoxX family protein produces MEPLIALVVGFTAARLAGLIGVDALDGWQPALRAGLVAMFLLTSLAHFAPRLRSELIGMVPPWMPRADLLVTVTGLLEVAGMVGLLIPATARWAAGGLILLMIAMFPANVSAARRGVAQGDPLGRRTLLQIVFIAAAAATLVRTQQPHRPAASGLAVSVP; encoded by the coding sequence GTGGAGCCACTGATCGCGCTGGTGGTGGGATTCACGGCGGCCCGTCTTGCGGGGTTGATCGGAGTGGACGCCCTCGACGGGTGGCAGCCCGCTCTGAGAGCTGGGCTGGTGGCGATGTTCCTGCTCACCTCGCTTGCGCACTTCGCACCCCGGCTGCGGTCCGAGCTCATCGGCATGGTGCCGCCGTGGATGCCCCGTGCGGACCTGCTGGTGACCGTCACCGGTCTGCTCGAAGTGGCCGGTATGGTCGGCCTGCTGATTCCGGCGACCGCTCGCTGGGCAGCCGGCGGGCTCATCCTGCTGATGATCGCGATGTTCCCGGCAAACGTGTCGGCCGCCCGCAGGGGGGTGGCCCAGGGGGACCCACTTGGCCGGCGCACTCTGCTGCAGATCGTTTTCATCGCCGCAGCGGCGGCCACACTGGTCCGAACTCAGCAACCACACCGGCCTGCCGCGTCGGGCCTCGCTGTCTCCGTGCCCTGA
- a CDS encoding SDR family oxidoreductase: protein MAKLSGKVAVITGATSGLALATAKLFVAEGAHVVITGRRQEQLDAAVAAIGHEVTGVVGDVGEVAHVVRLADVVAAELGRVDVLVASAGAWTWNERIGDVTEESFDAVFGVNVRGTFFTVQKLLPLLSDGASIVLIGSGAAEKGDPGTTIYAASKAALRSFARTWTTDLKERGIRVNVLSPAAIDTPAFANLPPGFRDQIASLVPLGRLGAEREIATAALFLASVDSSFVSGIDLPVDGGIGQV, encoded by the coding sequence ATGGCGAAGCTCAGCGGGAAGGTCGCGGTGATCACCGGCGCGACCTCGGGACTGGCACTGGCGACCGCCAAGTTGTTCGTCGCGGAGGGCGCGCACGTGGTCATCACCGGCCGGCGACAGGAGCAGTTGGACGCCGCGGTGGCCGCGATCGGCCACGAGGTGACCGGTGTGGTCGGTGACGTCGGCGAGGTCGCCCACGTGGTCCGCCTGGCCGATGTCGTGGCGGCCGAACTGGGCCGGGTCGACGTCCTCGTCGCGAGTGCCGGGGCCTGGACGTGGAACGAGCGCATCGGCGACGTGACCGAGGAGTCGTTCGACGCCGTGTTCGGCGTGAACGTGCGCGGGACGTTCTTCACCGTGCAGAAACTCCTGCCATTGCTGTCCGACGGCGCCTCGATCGTGCTCATCGGGTCGGGCGCCGCAGAGAAAGGTGATCCGGGAACCACGATCTACGCGGCGAGCAAGGCTGCGCTGCGGTCGTTCGCGCGGACCTGGACCACCGACCTGAAGGAACGGGGGATCCGCGTCAACGTCCTCAGTCCCGCCGCGATCGACACCCCGGCGTTCGCGAACCTCCCGCCGGGATTCAGGGATCAGATCGCCTCGCTGGTGCCCCTCGGCCGCCTTGGCGCCGAACGGGAGATCGCCACCGCGGCGCTCTTCCTCGCGTCCGTGGACTCGAGCTTCGTCAGCGGAATTGACCTCCCTGTCGACGGAGGGATCGGCCAGGTCTGA
- a CDS encoding LysR family transcriptional regulator has product MGGIEIRELEAFLVLAEELHFGRAGERLYVSQSRVSQLLRALEGRIGAPLVERTSRRVRLTPLGESFIGSLRPAYDGLRATLDEARAAARAEVGRVLRIGFQGTVDDYLAQAMALFEEECPGCVLELTEIPLSDPFGPVRRQEVDCAVVLLPVQEEDLVLGPVFSRQPQTLAVSVRHPFAARESVSAEELSDCRLIGVGAGGTPGPAPTYWRLAQTPDHTPELRPIPAGPLVNTLQEGLSLTAADRGAMLLCRSTADYHGRRSSITFIPVNGLPPSELGLIWHRSHVPPTVLALARAVKGVTPGP; this is encoded by the coding sequence GTGGGCGGCATCGAGATCCGCGAGTTGGAGGCGTTCCTCGTCCTCGCCGAGGAGCTGCACTTCGGCCGAGCGGGCGAGCGACTGTACGTCTCCCAGAGCAGGGTGAGCCAGCTGCTGCGTGCTCTGGAGGGAAGGATCGGTGCCCCGCTGGTCGAGCGCACCAGCCGGCGGGTGCGGCTGACTCCGCTCGGGGAGTCTTTCATCGGCAGCCTGCGGCCCGCGTACGACGGGCTGCGCGCCACCCTGGATGAGGCGCGGGCCGCCGCCCGGGCGGAGGTGGGCAGAGTGCTGCGGATCGGCTTCCAGGGCACCGTCGACGACTACCTCGCCCAGGCGATGGCCCTGTTCGAGGAGGAGTGCCCGGGGTGCGTCCTGGAGCTGACGGAAATCCCGCTGTCGGACCCGTTCGGGCCGGTACGCCGCCAGGAGGTGGACTGCGCGGTGGTGCTCCTGCCAGTACAGGAGGAGGACCTGGTGCTCGGACCGGTCTTCTCCCGGCAGCCGCAGACCCTCGCCGTCTCCGTCCGGCACCCGTTTGCGGCCCGGGAGTCGGTGTCGGCAGAGGAGTTGTCCGACTGCCGGCTCATTGGCGTGGGCGCGGGTGGGACGCCCGGCCCCGCGCCCACGTACTGGCGCCTGGCTCAGACCCCGGACCACACCCCTGAGCTGCGGCCGATCCCGGCGGGCCCGCTGGTCAACACCCTTCAGGAGGGGTTGAGCCTGACGGCGGCGGACCGGGGCGCGATGCTGCTGTGCCGGTCCACGGCCGACTACCACGGGCGGCGCAGCTCCATCACCTTCATCCCGGTCAACGGATTGCCCCCCTCCGAGCTGGGGCTGATCTGGCACCGCTCCCATGTCCCCCCGACCGTCCTCGCCCTCGCGCGGGCAGTGAAGGGCGTCACGCCGGGGCCGTGA
- a CDS encoding radical SAM protein → MNSSTEAPSKSAELFADELTSSLRDDSLHLILLPTEKCNFRCTYCYEDFSIGRMGPQVIEGVKRLIDRRIDGLRSLSVSWFGGEPLLALPVIEDISAHIIERAAAMPDLTYSADMTTNAYLLDRSTAEHLSRLGITEHQVSLDGPQSLHDRTRVQANGAGSFRRIWENLLAVRDSDLRVGVVLRVHVTPANVHSMPDFLSEVREVFLGDSRFSVLLKPVERLGGPRDGEMEVISHDRWPAVLEDLERIVSPEGSRLPLHPTPEVCYASRPNSLMIRANGVVGKCTVALTDPNNAVGKIHPDGTVEIDNHRFRTWLRGWESGDWDALSCPADGLPGTGSTLLGIGPTRLVSDT, encoded by the coding sequence GTGAACAGCAGCACGGAAGCCCCCAGCAAAAGCGCGGAGCTATTCGCGGACGAGCTCACTTCTTCGCTGCGCGACGACAGCCTGCACCTCATTCTGCTGCCCACAGAGAAATGCAACTTCAGATGCACATACTGCTACGAAGACTTCTCGATCGGCAGGATGGGGCCTCAGGTCATCGAGGGCGTCAAGCGACTGATCGACCGGCGCATCGACGGCCTGCGTTCCCTCTCCGTCTCATGGTTCGGCGGAGAACCGTTGTTGGCCCTGCCGGTGATCGAGGACATCTCCGCTCATATCATCGAGAGAGCGGCCGCAATGCCGGACCTGACGTATTCGGCCGACATGACGACCAACGCCTATTTGCTCGACCGTTCGACTGCGGAGCACTTGAGTCGACTGGGGATCACTGAACACCAGGTGTCGCTCGACGGACCGCAGTCCCTGCACGACCGGACGCGTGTGCAGGCAAATGGCGCTGGATCGTTTCGTCGGATCTGGGAGAACCTGTTGGCGGTCCGCGACAGCGACCTACGGGTCGGTGTCGTCCTTCGGGTACACGTGACCCCGGCCAATGTGCACTCGATGCCGGACTTCTTGAGCGAAGTCCGGGAGGTTTTCCTCGGTGACTCGCGATTCTCCGTCCTCCTCAAGCCGGTGGAGCGACTCGGCGGGCCGCGCGACGGAGAAATGGAAGTGATCAGTCACGACAGGTGGCCGGCCGTCCTGGAAGACTTGGAGAGGATTGTTTCACCCGAGGGAAGCAGGCTCCCCCTCCATCCGACTCCGGAGGTCTGCTACGCCTCCCGCCCCAACTCGCTCATGATCCGCGCCAACGGCGTCGTCGGAAAGTGCACCGTCGCACTGACCGACCCGAACAACGCCGTGGGGAAGATTCACCCGGATGGCACGGTAGAAATTGACAATCATCGTTTCCGCACCTGGCTGCGCGGGTGGGAAAGCGGCGATTGGGATGCCCTGAGCTGTCCTGCGGACGGGCTCCCCGGAACGGGCAGCACGCTCCTGGGGATCGGCCCCACCCGGCTCGTATCGGACACGTAG